One stretch of Streptomyces sp. MMBL 11-1 DNA includes these proteins:
- the aroQ gene encoding type II 3-dehydroquinate dehydratase, with translation MTRRVLVLNGPNLGRLGSREPDVYGATSYAGLVETCTGLGKELGFDVEVRETNDEGELIRWLHEAADGSIPVVLNPGAFTHYSYGMRDAAAQRTAPLIEVHISNPYTREEFRHTSVVAAVATGTVAGFGIGSYRLALRALADELTD, from the coding sequence GTGACCCGCAGGGTCCTCGTCCTCAACGGCCCCAACCTCGGCCGGCTCGGCTCGCGCGAGCCCGACGTCTACGGGGCCACCTCCTACGCCGGACTCGTCGAGACCTGTACCGGGCTCGGCAAGGAGCTCGGCTTCGACGTCGAGGTGCGCGAGACCAACGACGAGGGCGAGCTGATCCGCTGGCTCCACGAGGCGGCGGACGGATCAATTCCGGTCGTTCTCAACCCGGGTGCCTTCACGCACTACTCGTACGGCATGCGGGACGCGGCCGCCCAGCGCACCGCCCCGCTGATCGAGGTGCACATCTCCAACCCGTACACCCGCGAGGAGTTCCGGCACACCTCCGTGGTCGCCGCGGTGGCCACGGGCACGGTGGCCGGGTTCGGCATCGGCTCCTACCGGCTCGCCCTGCGCGCCCTGGCCGACGAGCTGACGGACTGA